The window TGAAAGGCCGATACTACATGTTACTTGTTGAATCTTATCACCGATTTTAAATGCATAGCGTTCTACGGATTGTCGAATGCGTTCCGCCACTTCATTCGCATGATTAAAGTCAACATGTTTTAAAATAACGACAAACTCTTCTCCACCATATCGACTAATCCAATCTACATCTTGACGAAGTACAGACTTAATGACCTCTACAAATTGTTTTAAGATTTCATCCCCCATTAAATGACCATGAACATCATTAATTTGTTTAAAGTGATCAATATCTAAGAGCAGTACGGCTAAATCCGTTTCATAAATGCTGCTATACATTAGTTCTTTTGTTAATTGTTTTTCAAAATAACGTCGATTATAAACTTTAGTTAATTCATCTACATTAACTAAATGATTTAATGTTGTCGTTGTCGTATCTAGTGGGATCGCTAAGTTAGAGGATAAATCAGAAAAGAAATCATCTGTGGACATCTTTTTTAACAATTCAACAACATAAAATCGATCGTCATGTTCAATCGGTAACGCAAAGATCAAGTAAACTTCATCGTTATATCTTTCAATTTTAAATGTTGATTTCTTATTTTTATAAGCAACAAAGGAAGCACAATTTCGACAAACTGAATTTCGTTGCCAAAAATCATAGCAGTTATTTCCATTTTTAAAAAATTCAAGTGTATTGATTTTTCCTTCTTCCCCAATAATTTCTTTTTTAATCGGATCAACAATCCGAATACTATCGTATAAATCAATAAAGATGCTTAATCGTTCTCGAACTTCTTGAATTAGTTCTTTCGCCATCAGGTTTCTTCCCTCTTTCTATTTCGCTTCTAATGCGTCTCCTTTTAATAGCTGATTATTTAATCTCTGTTTTAATTGTTCGTTTTCTTCTACTAATAATGAATTCTTTGTGTTGTAATCATCTCTTAGCTTTTCAATCTTATCATTATAGTCTTGTTGAAGTGAAAGACGCAATTCTTGTAATTCAAGCTGTTGCGTTCGTTTTAACAACTCAACTTCTTGTTCTACCCCGTGCTCTTTTTGTTTCAGTTCTTCAGCAAACTGATTCTTTTGCTTTTCCTTTTCATCTTCAATCCTGTGAAGCTGACTGTTTAAGC of the Turicibacter sp. TJ11 genome contains:
- a CDS encoding GGDEF domain-containing protein, translated to MAKELIQEVRERLSIFIDLYDSIRIVDPIKKEIIGEEGKINTLEFFKNGNNCYDFWQRNSVCRNCASFVAYKNKKSTFKIERYNDEVYLIFALPIEHDDRFYVVELLKKMSTDDFFSDLSSNLAIPLDTTTTTLNHLVNVDELTKVYNRRYFEKQLTKELMYSSIYETDLAVLLLDIDHFKQINDVHGHLMGDEILKQFVEVIKSVLRQDVDWISRYGGEEFVVILKHVDFNHANEVAERIRQSVERYAFKIGDKIQQVTCSIGLSMCYAGNLTLKEILQDADEKLYEAKHRGRNRVVS